A portion of the Drosophila sechellia strain sech25 chromosome 2R, ASM438219v1, whole genome shotgun sequence genome contains these proteins:
- the LOC6608689 gene encoding complex I assembly factor ACAD9, mitochondrial produces the protein MRPNLFSGASRLLTYSRNGKLLTRGRSTKATSSSLHSQHQDAATTEGARSESVEEFPEQQQKLPTREPLAKNFFIGVVDKELLAYPEVIPRDEMAQLENSLLPLKNYFVEPRETEETSPETLRQLGLYGLNVSTDYEGKGYGWSASLMASEPDSTDINVTLGLQTHRVVVDLLKEVGTPLQQQRYLQDLATGKLIGTEAIYEISPPEEDYFNTQAELFPETGKWQLNGEKSFVICTPGERQLFLVLAQTQQPNVPGVLGRGTTIFLVDSQQEGVRLGEKHATFGCRKAEIRRVHFDGVKLGEDQVVGLPHDGNRYSEQLVRSSRLRGSLVGVSLAKKLLNELAQYTVNTTECGVQLQDLELTRIHMSRAMCSVYAMESMLYLTAGMLDEFRAQDVTLESAITKYFTLQQLYAIATQNLGVVGSKSLLSGETTELGLRDAAQLCTQGESLDTLGMFIALTGLQHAGQAINTGVRKSRNPLFNPGHIFGKFLDTNSIDNPKTKMQLSEHVHPSLEAPAQCIELSVARLQMAVELMFTKHGNAVVERQSEMQRLAEVGTLIYAMWASVARASRSYCIGLPLADHELLTATAICSEGRDRVRTLCTEIYGGHFVNNDNNLVRLSKQVAKSKGYFAVHPLTFNF, from the exons ATGCGGCCCAATTTGTTTTCCGGCGCCTCGCGGCTCTTGACTTACAGCCGGAATGGAAAACTTCTGACTCGGGGAAGAAGCACCAAGGCCACCTCCAGCAGCTTGCACTCACAGCACCAGGATGCGGCGACCACGGAGGGAGCAAGATCGGAATCCGTGGAGGAGTTCccggagcagcagcaaaaactaCCAACCAGGGAGCCGCTGGCCAAAAACTTCTTCATCGGAGTGGTGGACAAGGAGCTGCTGGCCTATCCGGAGGTGATTCCCCGGGATGAGATGGCCCAGCTGGAGAATTCTCTGCTGCCGCTGAAGAACTACTTTGTGGAGCCACGTGAAACGGAGGAAACCTCACCGGAGACCCTCCGCCAGCTGGGACTCTATGGGCTAAATGTGTCCACAGATTACGAGGGCAAAGGCTATGGCTGGAGTGCCAGTCTAATGGCCAGTGAGCCGGATTCCACGGATATCAATGTAACCCTGGGCCTGCAAACGCATCGCGTGGTCGTGGATCTTCTAAAAGAGGTGGGAACTCCGCTGCAACAGCAGAGGTATCTCCAGGACTTGGCCACTGGTAAACTGATAGGTACCGAGGCTATATATGAGATCTCTCCACCCGAGGAGGATTACTTCAACACCCAGGCAGAGTTGTTTCCCGAAACCGGAAAGTGGCAGCTCAACGGCGAGAAATCATTCGTGATCTGCACACCCGGCGAGCGACAGCTTTTCCTGGTTCTGGCCCAAACCCAACAGCCGAATGTTCCGGGAGTTTTGGGACGTGGCACCACCATCTTTCTGGTTGATTCACAGCAGGAAGGAGTGCGCCTGGGCGAAAAGCACGCCACATTCGGTTGCCGGAAAGCGGAAATCAGGCGTGTGCACTTCGATGGCGTTAAGTTGGGAGAGGATCAGGTGGTGGGCCTACCCCACGATGGCAACCGCTACTCGGAGCAGCTGGTGCGATCCTCCCGCTTGAGGGGCAGCTTGGTGGGCGTATCGCTGGCCAAGAAACTGCTAAACGAATTGGCCCAGTACACTGTGAACACCACTGAGTGCGGAGTGCAACTGCA GGATCTGGAGCTCACCCGCATCCACATGTCGCGAGCGATGTGCTCCGTCTACGCGATGGAGAGCATGCTATACTTGACCGCCGGCATGCTGGACGAGTTCCGTGCCCAGGATGTGACTTTGGAGAGTGCCATAACGAAGTACTTTACCCTGCAACAGCTGTACGCCATTGCCACCCAGAATCTGGGAGTCGTGGGATCCAAGAGTCTGCTCAGCGGCGAGACTACGGAGCTGGGACTACGAGATGCAGCGCAGCTGTGCACGCAAGGTGAATCCCTTGACACCTTGGGCATGTTCATTGCCCTCACCGGGTTGCAGCACGCGGGG CAAGCCATTAATACGGGCGTGCGCAAGTCCAGAAATCCCCTCTTCAATCCTGGTCACATCTTTGGTAAATTCCTGGACACCAACAGCATCGACAACCCGAAGACCAAGATGCAGCTGTCGGAGCACGTGCATCCCTCCCTAGAGGCGCCTGCCCAGTGCATTGAGCTGTCGGTGGCGCGTCTCCAAATGGCCGTGGAGCTGATGTTCACTAAGCACGGCAATGCGGTGGTGGAGCGTCAAAGTGAAATGCAGCGCCTGGCGGAGGTGGGCACCCTTATCTATGCCATGTGGGCCAGCGTGGCGAGGGCTTCCCGATCCTACTGCATTGGACTGCCGCTGGCGGATCATGAACTGCTCACGGCCACAGCGATTTGCTCGGAGGGCAGGGATCGCGTCCGCACCCTCTGCACGGAGATCTATGGTGGTCATTTCGTGAATAACGACAACAACCTGGTGCGACTCTCCAAGCAAGTGGCCAAGAGCAAGGGCTACTTTGCTGTTCATCCGCTGACATTTAACTTCTAA
- the LOC6608690 gene encoding uncharacterized protein LOC6608690 isoform X1, producing MIPTSVTNSPPPAGLGQNGASASLGSATAAAGGGMLSGLGMVGVSGCGSAGTGAQNNYSSVVLGLASLILEGRPIADDEYQQQTVGVVGPGSAAGSGGGRLSPRPSTSRAAINITTNPYGSMGGSENRAVNGSGSTGSASSSSSLTHQRWTQKLCQLRQISPAAQTMSAEPELVSLAINDLNKDHGDYEIVRRVMLNRAGGTGLVSSAGGGTNNSSAASSPGSNSSDNILHSLQSLATTCLRGGPALAPPPPVESRPLNLGFHWSGLGGSGGRGLGFGGAAASISTTPTTTATATASSGASSSASRPKHGPHCDQFLRKMGLAKGEMPSEAEEHICDMSYVNMTCNRWRAYCMKMEAILARREPVCIEVYLGPVSHKLLLEQWIICGKEKVPPPTMTLPSLCSAIRSQLYFSQIVAWCDLLRKCDPSVYDSGRVIFSNCGNNAGDLATSYTTCGGQKRPRLNIFYRIKQHTTNSNSGLHHEDGFSAKANVHNFPNVNVSENYSISVSVRSLPRINGGLPHVEPLPPSPAPRSLRPCGGDPASTPTGGGGLHAATPTGLGARTSALTPTTTAGGSNCDNGKPGMGQVLDELDGDSSLSHRERQLQKYRKRMQRRDKKRERKATPERENSRQQSEEPMDEGEESQTQSQTSSETQSLAVTLQQPRRIAMISTGTQTSLSSCQQCGSEKTLLCLSCTGGGEAHGGSNGATNGSADRSTNGALDDGDDSDTTASEMEETSSCSLSSADLIVGTPRNNAELLLQAIQRTPKNRNRKPHPGVADQAPLGAACRNADLNGGQNNNLLKATPATSGCQVCKRQKTQHNFANGKVHQPTNGKQTSNGYASMHQEAEKQPDVVQILSTKLTPNIERCSLNPVERCKTPPPGVADQIVVQFKTPLSQVPAKHQPDAMVPLQQQQLGKSSPKPAQLRLNCGSNLLESETPPPMTSPQMRKALPKVNLTTIFCSSAPIAIGCPAFSFDPAALSHAHSQLLAPDVSVTPPVQKSFSAPTLPHAASLSVSPRFSKQALAAHKRRSRHLSDRSDRSSLGSDEQLSDEDLESGLCSPAGGSPLKCRARLAAHFGGRPLLGNLEESLLQRRLMPKIEVMGFKLQLGASGGFCPTQLTIPAVSYFYELHGETLSTPYLCEIRLPRKGYSVPRSGTVQATLLNPMGTVVRMFVIPYDMRDMPPLHRTFIRQRILAEELSQEQDEGHKVPRSPTVTSTTSKLGHFISAEQMKRLRYSIHLRFQTSRSGRLCLHTDIRLLISRRTDCDTAAAHAKGVLEAPNELVTDTMMPAEPRYSARQESAGRI from the exons ATGATACCGACAAGCGTCACCAACTCGCCGCCGCCAGCGGGATTAGGCCAGAATGGAGCATCTGCCTCCTTGGGCTCGGCAACTGCGGCGGCCGGAGGAGGGATGCTGTCCGGTTTGGGTATGGTGGGTGTCTCGGGATGTGGGTCGGCAGGAACAGGAGCTCAGAACAACTACAGTTCCGTTGTGCTCGGCTTGGCCTCGCTGATCCTCGAGGGTAGACCCATTGCCGACGATGAGTACCAGCAGCAGACGGTGGGAGTAGTCGGTCCGGGATCAGCAGCAGGATCTGGGGGAGGACGCCTCTCGCCACGACCCTCCACCTCCAGGGCGGCCATCAACATCACAACGAATCCCTATGGTTCCATGGGAGGATCGGAAAATAGAGCCGTCAATGGAAGTGGTTCGACCGGGTCGGCCAGCAGTAGTAGTTCGCTAACCCACCAGCGATGGACACAGAAGCTCTGCCAGCTGCGTCAGATTTCGCCGGCTGCCCAGACGATGAGCGCCGAACCGGAGTTGGTTTCTTTGGCCATCAATGATCTCAACAAAGATCATGGCGACTATGAAATTGTGCGACGTGTCATGCTCAATCGAGCTGGTGGAACGGGTCTGGTTAGCAGTGCCGGCGGTGGAACCAACAATTCCAGTGCCGCCAGTTCGCCGGGCTCCAATTCATCGGACAACATTCTCCACTCGCTGCAATCGCTGGCCACCACCTGCTTGAGAGGTGGACCTGCCTTGGCACCGCCACCACCAGTTGAGTCAAGACCTCTGAATCTCGGCTTTCATTGGTCGGGCTTGGGGGGATCCGGTGGCCGAGGATTGGGAtttggaggagcagcagcaagcaTTAGCAccacaccaacaacaacggcaactgCCACTGCCAGCAGCGGAGCAAGCAGCTCCGCATCGCGGCCCAAACATGGGCCACACTGTGATCAGTTCCTCAGGAAGATGGGTCTGGCCAAGGGCGAGATGCCATCCGAGGCTGAGGAGCACATCTGTGATATGTCCTACGTGAATATGACC TGCAACCGTTGGCGGGCGTATTGCATGAAAATGGAGGCCATCCTGGCCAGACGCGAGCCCGTTTGCATCGAGGTTTACCTGGGTCCCGTGAGCCACAAGCTCTTGCTGGAGCAGTGGATCATATGCGGCAAGGAGAA aGTTCCTCCACCCACGATGACGTTGCCTTCGCTGTGCAGCGCCATTCGGAGTCAGTTGTACTTCTCCCAGATAGTCGCCTGGTGTGATCTCCTTCGCAAATGTGATCCATCGGTGTACGACAGTGGTCGCGTCATCTTCTCCAATTGCGGCAAcaatgcaggagatttggctaCCAGCTATACAACATGCGGTGGTCAGAAGAGACCACGTCTTAACATCTTCTATCGGATCAAGCAGCACACCACCAATAGCAATAGCGGGCTACACCACGAGGATGGCTTCAGTGCCAAGGCCAATGTGCACAATTTTCCCAACGTCAACGTTTCGGAGAACTACAGCATCTCCGTAAGCGTGCGCAGTTTGCCCAGGATTAATGGTGGCCTGCCGCATGTGGAGCCATTGCCTCCTAGTCCAGCTCCACGAAGCTTGAGGCCCTGCGGAGGAGATCCGGCTAGTACGCCCACCGGAGGCGGTGGACTTCATGCTGCCACGCCGACTGGCCTGGGAGCCAGGACTAGTGCCCTCACCCCAACGACAACGGCTGGCGGCTCCAACTGTGATAATGGAAAACCAGGAATGGGACAGGTATTGGACGAACTCGATGGGGACTCGAGTTTGAGCCATCGGGAGAGGCAGCTGCAAAAGTATCGCAAGCGAATGCAGCGAAGGGACAAGAAGAGGGAGAGGAAAGCTACACCCGAACGGGAAAATAGTCGACAACAATCCGAGGAACCAATGGATGAGGGCGAGGAGTCACAGACGCAGTCTCAGACGTCGTCGGAAACCCAATCCCTGGCCGTGACATTGCAGCAGCCAAGACGCATCGCCATGATCTCCACGGGCACGCAGACCTCTCTAAGTAGTTGCCAGCAATGTGGCAGTGAGAAGACTCTTCTCTGTCTCAGTTGTACGGGTGGAGGTGAAGCACATGGAGGATCGAACGGTGCAACCAATGGATCAGCTGATAGATCCACAAATGGAGCATTAGATGATGGAGACGATAGCGACACGACGGCATCCGAAATGGAGGAAACCTCTTCTTGCAGCTTGAGCAGCGCTGATCTCATTGTGGGCACACCCCGCAACAACGCGGAACTCTTACTTCAGGCCATCCAACGCACGCCAAAGAACCGAAATCGAAAGCCCCATCCAGGGGTTGCGGATCAGGCTCCACTGGGAGCCGCCTGTCGTAACGCAGATCTCAATGGAGGGCAGAACAACAATCTTCTGAAGGCCACACCCGCCACCAGTGGCTGTCAAGTGTGCAAGCGCCAGAAGACCCAGCACAACTTTGCAAACGGAAAGGTTCACCAACCCACCAATGGGAAGCAGACGAGCAATGGCTATGCCAGCATGCATCAGGAGGCGGAGAAGCAACCAGATGTTGTTCAG ATTCTCTCCACCAAGTTGACGCCCAACATCGAACGCTGCTCCCTGAATCCTGTAGAGCGCTGCAAGACTCCGCCGCCGGGAGTAGCAGACCAAATAGTGGTGCAGTTCAAGACGCCGCTGAGCCAAGTGCCAGCCAAGCATCAACCGGATGCGATGGtgccgctgcagcagcaacagctgggCAAATCCTCACCAAAGCCGGCTCAACTCAGATTAAATTGTGGGTCTAATTTGTTGGAGAGCGAGACGCCGCCGCCTATGACATCGCCACAAATGCGAAAGGCCCTGCCCAAGGTGAACCTTACAACGATCTTCTGCAGTTCAGCACCCATCGCCATCGGATGTCCCGCCTTCAGTTTTGATCCAGCTGCCTTGAGTCACGCCCATTCGCAGTTGCTAGCGCCGGATGTCAGCGTAACGCCGCCAGTGCAGAAATCCTTCTCTGCTCCCACATTGCCACATGCAGCTTCACTGTCCGTATCGCCCAGGTTCTCCAAACAAGCGTTGGCCGCCCACAAGCGGCGCTCCCGTCATTTGAGCGATCGAAGCGATCGAAGCTCGCTTGGTTCCGACGAGCAGTTGTCGGATGAGGATCTCGAATCTGGTCTATGCAGTCCAGCAGGTGGCTCGCCTTTGAAGTGTCGCGCCAGATTGGCGGCTCATTTTGGAGGACGTCCGCTGCTGGGAAATCTGGAGGAATCTCTGCTACAGAGAAGGCTCATGCCCAAGATCGAGGTGATGGGCTTTAAGCTGCAGCTGGGAGCCTCCGGCGGATTCTGTCCCACCCAGCTGACTATCCCAGCCGTCTCCTACTTCTACGAACTGCATGGCGAGACGCTCAGCACGCCTTATTTG TGCGAGATTCGTTTGCCGCGCAAGGGATATTCGGTTCCAAGGTCGGGCACGGTGCAGGCCACACTACTGAATCCCATGGGCACGGTGGTGCGGATGTTTGTGATACCCTACGACATGCGGGACATGCCACCGCTGCACCGCACCTTCATCCGGCAGCGCATTCTGGCCGAGGAGCTCAGCCAGGAGCAGGATGAGGGGCACAAAGTGCCGCGGAGTCCAACAGTGACTAGCACCACCAGCAAGCTGGGACACTTCATCAGCGCCGAGCAAATGAAGCGGCTGCGCTACTCCATACACCTCAG GTTCCAGACATCGCGCTCCGGACGATTGTGCCTGCATACGGACATCCGACTGCTGATCTCACGCCGCACCGATTGCGATACGGCGGCTGCACACGCGAAGGGCGTTTTGGAGGCACCCAATGAGCTGGTCACGGACACAATGATGCCCGCCGAGCCGCGCTACAGTGCGCGACAGGAGAGCGCCGGCAGGATTTAG
- the LOC6608690 gene encoding uncharacterized protein LOC6608690 isoform X2 — protein MIPTSVTNSPPPAGLGQNGASASLGSATAAAGGGMLSGLGMVGVSGCGSAGTGAQNNYSSVVLGLASLILEGRPIADDEYQQQTVGVVGPGSAAGSGGGRLSPRPSTSRAAINITTNPYGSMGGSENRAVNGSGSTGSASSSSSLTHQRWTQKLCQLRQISPAAQTMSAEPELVSLAINDLNKDHGDYEIVRRVMLNRAGGTGLVSSAGGGTNNSSAASSPGSNSSDNILHSLQSLATTCLRGGPALAPPPPVESRPLNLGFHWSGLGGSGGRGLGFGGAAASISTTPTTTATATASSGASSSASRPKHGPHCDQFLRKMGLAKGEMPSEAEEHICDMSYVNMTCNRWRAYCMKMEAILARREPVCIEVYLGPVSHKLLLEQWIICGKEKVPPPTMTLPSLCSAIRSQLYFSQIVAWCDLLRKCDPSVYDSGRVIFSNCGNNAGDLATSYTTCGGQKRPRLNIFYRIKQHTTNSNSGLHHEDGFSAKANVHNFPNVNVSENYSISVSVRSLPRINGGLPHVEPLPPSPAPRSLRPCGGDPASTPTGGGGLHAATPTGLGARTSALTPTTTAGGSNCDNGKPGMGQVLDELDGDSSLSHRERQLQKYRKRMQRRDKKRERKATPERENSRQQSEEPMDEGEESQTQSQTSSETQSLAVTLQQPRRIAMISTGTQTSLSSCQQCGSEKTLLCLSCTGGGEAHGGSNGATNGSADRSTNGALDDGDDSDTTASEMEETSSCSLSSADLIVGTPRNNAELLLQAIQRTPKNRNRKPHPGVADQAPLGAACRNADLNGGQNNNLLKATPATSGCQVCKRQKTQHNFANGKVHQPTNGKQTSNGYASMHQEAEKQPDVVQILSTKLTPNIERCSLNPVERCKTPPPGVADQIVVQFKTPLSQVPAKHQPDAMVPLQQQQLGKSSPKPAQLRLNCGSNLLESETPPPMTSPQMRKALPKVNLTTIFCSSAPIAIGCPAFSFDPAALSHAHSQLLAPDVSVTPPVQKSFSAPTLPHAASLSVSPRFSKQALAAHKRRSRHLSDRSDRSSLGSDEQLSDEDLESGLCSPAGGSPLKCRARLAAHFGGRPLLGNLEESLLQRRLMPKIEVMGFKLQLGASGGFCPTQLTIPAVSYFYELHGETLSTPYLSGFLEKWN, from the exons ATGATACCGACAAGCGTCACCAACTCGCCGCCGCCAGCGGGATTAGGCCAGAATGGAGCATCTGCCTCCTTGGGCTCGGCAACTGCGGCGGCCGGAGGAGGGATGCTGTCCGGTTTGGGTATGGTGGGTGTCTCGGGATGTGGGTCGGCAGGAACAGGAGCTCAGAACAACTACAGTTCCGTTGTGCTCGGCTTGGCCTCGCTGATCCTCGAGGGTAGACCCATTGCCGACGATGAGTACCAGCAGCAGACGGTGGGAGTAGTCGGTCCGGGATCAGCAGCAGGATCTGGGGGAGGACGCCTCTCGCCACGACCCTCCACCTCCAGGGCGGCCATCAACATCACAACGAATCCCTATGGTTCCATGGGAGGATCGGAAAATAGAGCCGTCAATGGAAGTGGTTCGACCGGGTCGGCCAGCAGTAGTAGTTCGCTAACCCACCAGCGATGGACACAGAAGCTCTGCCAGCTGCGTCAGATTTCGCCGGCTGCCCAGACGATGAGCGCCGAACCGGAGTTGGTTTCTTTGGCCATCAATGATCTCAACAAAGATCATGGCGACTATGAAATTGTGCGACGTGTCATGCTCAATCGAGCTGGTGGAACGGGTCTGGTTAGCAGTGCCGGCGGTGGAACCAACAATTCCAGTGCCGCCAGTTCGCCGGGCTCCAATTCATCGGACAACATTCTCCACTCGCTGCAATCGCTGGCCACCACCTGCTTGAGAGGTGGACCTGCCTTGGCACCGCCACCACCAGTTGAGTCAAGACCTCTGAATCTCGGCTTTCATTGGTCGGGCTTGGGGGGATCCGGTGGCCGAGGATTGGGAtttggaggagcagcagcaagcaTTAGCAccacaccaacaacaacggcaactgCCACTGCCAGCAGCGGAGCAAGCAGCTCCGCATCGCGGCCCAAACATGGGCCACACTGTGATCAGTTCCTCAGGAAGATGGGTCTGGCCAAGGGCGAGATGCCATCCGAGGCTGAGGAGCACATCTGTGATATGTCCTACGTGAATATGACC TGCAACCGTTGGCGGGCGTATTGCATGAAAATGGAGGCCATCCTGGCCAGACGCGAGCCCGTTTGCATCGAGGTTTACCTGGGTCCCGTGAGCCACAAGCTCTTGCTGGAGCAGTGGATCATATGCGGCAAGGAGAA aGTTCCTCCACCCACGATGACGTTGCCTTCGCTGTGCAGCGCCATTCGGAGTCAGTTGTACTTCTCCCAGATAGTCGCCTGGTGTGATCTCCTTCGCAAATGTGATCCATCGGTGTACGACAGTGGTCGCGTCATCTTCTCCAATTGCGGCAAcaatgcaggagatttggctaCCAGCTATACAACATGCGGTGGTCAGAAGAGACCACGTCTTAACATCTTCTATCGGATCAAGCAGCACACCACCAATAGCAATAGCGGGCTACACCACGAGGATGGCTTCAGTGCCAAGGCCAATGTGCACAATTTTCCCAACGTCAACGTTTCGGAGAACTACAGCATCTCCGTAAGCGTGCGCAGTTTGCCCAGGATTAATGGTGGCCTGCCGCATGTGGAGCCATTGCCTCCTAGTCCAGCTCCACGAAGCTTGAGGCCCTGCGGAGGAGATCCGGCTAGTACGCCCACCGGAGGCGGTGGACTTCATGCTGCCACGCCGACTGGCCTGGGAGCCAGGACTAGTGCCCTCACCCCAACGACAACGGCTGGCGGCTCCAACTGTGATAATGGAAAACCAGGAATGGGACAGGTATTGGACGAACTCGATGGGGACTCGAGTTTGAGCCATCGGGAGAGGCAGCTGCAAAAGTATCGCAAGCGAATGCAGCGAAGGGACAAGAAGAGGGAGAGGAAAGCTACACCCGAACGGGAAAATAGTCGACAACAATCCGAGGAACCAATGGATGAGGGCGAGGAGTCACAGACGCAGTCTCAGACGTCGTCGGAAACCCAATCCCTGGCCGTGACATTGCAGCAGCCAAGACGCATCGCCATGATCTCCACGGGCACGCAGACCTCTCTAAGTAGTTGCCAGCAATGTGGCAGTGAGAAGACTCTTCTCTGTCTCAGTTGTACGGGTGGAGGTGAAGCACATGGAGGATCGAACGGTGCAACCAATGGATCAGCTGATAGATCCACAAATGGAGCATTAGATGATGGAGACGATAGCGACACGACGGCATCCGAAATGGAGGAAACCTCTTCTTGCAGCTTGAGCAGCGCTGATCTCATTGTGGGCACACCCCGCAACAACGCGGAACTCTTACTTCAGGCCATCCAACGCACGCCAAAGAACCGAAATCGAAAGCCCCATCCAGGGGTTGCGGATCAGGCTCCACTGGGAGCCGCCTGTCGTAACGCAGATCTCAATGGAGGGCAGAACAACAATCTTCTGAAGGCCACACCCGCCACCAGTGGCTGTCAAGTGTGCAAGCGCCAGAAGACCCAGCACAACTTTGCAAACGGAAAGGTTCACCAACCCACCAATGGGAAGCAGACGAGCAATGGCTATGCCAGCATGCATCAGGAGGCGGAGAAGCAACCAGATGTTGTTCAG ATTCTCTCCACCAAGTTGACGCCCAACATCGAACGCTGCTCCCTGAATCCTGTAGAGCGCTGCAAGACTCCGCCGCCGGGAGTAGCAGACCAAATAGTGGTGCAGTTCAAGACGCCGCTGAGCCAAGTGCCAGCCAAGCATCAACCGGATGCGATGGtgccgctgcagcagcaacagctgggCAAATCCTCACCAAAGCCGGCTCAACTCAGATTAAATTGTGGGTCTAATTTGTTGGAGAGCGAGACGCCGCCGCCTATGACATCGCCACAAATGCGAAAGGCCCTGCCCAAGGTGAACCTTACAACGATCTTCTGCAGTTCAGCACCCATCGCCATCGGATGTCCCGCCTTCAGTTTTGATCCAGCTGCCTTGAGTCACGCCCATTCGCAGTTGCTAGCGCCGGATGTCAGCGTAACGCCGCCAGTGCAGAAATCCTTCTCTGCTCCCACATTGCCACATGCAGCTTCACTGTCCGTATCGCCCAGGTTCTCCAAACAAGCGTTGGCCGCCCACAAGCGGCGCTCCCGTCATTTGAGCGATCGAAGCGATCGAAGCTCGCTTGGTTCCGACGAGCAGTTGTCGGATGAGGATCTCGAATCTGGTCTATGCAGTCCAGCAGGTGGCTCGCCTTTGAAGTGTCGCGCCAGATTGGCGGCTCATTTTGGAGGACGTCCGCTGCTGGGAAATCTGGAGGAATCTCTGCTACAGAGAAGGCTCATGCCCAAGATCGAGGTGATGGGCTTTAAGCTGCAGCTGGGAGCCTCCGGCGGATTCTGTCCCACCCAGCTGACTATCCCAGCCGTCTCCTACTTCTACGAACTGCATGGCGAGACGCTCAGCACGCCTTATTTG TCAGGTTTCTTAGAAAAATGGAATTAA